GGATGATGAACCTTCCCAGCGAAAACGGGTTGGTGGATTCGTCCAGTGCTTTGGATTCACGATCATAGAATCCGAGTCCGCCGAGGCGAGTCTCGAAACGCTCGGGCAACACCCGCCCGATATGATTTTGCTGGACGTGCGTTTGCCTGGAATCAGTGGTATTGATGCACTGCAGAGAATACGAGAGATCTTGCCAACGGTTCCAGTGGTCCTGATCACCGCTTACGCAGACGTTCGACAAGCCGTCGCGGCCTTCAAAAGTGGTCCGGACGACTACCTTTCCAAGCCGATCGATCTCGAAGTGCTGAAAGTCGCTGTTTACGACGCGTTGGCTATCCCAACGTCAAACGACCCACCAAGCAGAATCGCGTTGCCCAATCTGCCCGCGGGGTTCATTTTCCAAAGCCGGATGATGCGTCAGTTGGTTGAAACGGTCCCGGTCGTTGCTCCTTCGGGATCTCCGATTTTGATCCAAGTTCCAAGCGGTGCTGGCAAAGAGTTGATCGCTCAGTTGGTTCACTACTGGAGTTCCAGTGCATCTCATCCGATCGTGACCGCCAACTGCGTGGGCTTGTCGGGAACCTTGATTGAAAGTGAGCTTTTCGGGCACGTGAAAGGAGCGTTCAGGGAAGCGTCGGAAAACCGCAAGGGGCTGTTTCGGACGGCTAGCGGTGGAAGCTTGTTTCTGGATGAGATCGGCGAGATGCCCCCGGAGATGCAGCCGAAATTGCTTCGTGCGTTGGATGCAAAGAAGATCACACCCGTGAGTGCTGATTGAACGGTCGATACTGATACGCGTTTGATTGCTGCGAAGAATCGAAACTTGGTCGACGAAATTCAGGAGAGGCGTTTTCGCGAAGATCTCTACTGTCGACTGAACGTGGTTGAATTGATTGTTCCGGCACTCGCTGATCGCCGCGAAGACATCCTTCCGCTGGCGAGGCATTTCGCCAATCAATTTGCTAACCGCCAAGTCCGCCTGTCTCCCCAATCGCCCCAAGCCATTGTGACCCATTCATGGACGGGCAACGTTCGTGAACTGCGAAACGCGATTCAGCGTGCCCGTTTGCTGTGCCGGGGCGATGTGATCTTGCCCGATAACGTCCCCGCGAACATTGCATCTGAATTGACAGCTGATTTGCCTGTGCGAACGATTCCAAGGTCGGCAACAGCCAGGCAAGAGCGAGGCAGACAATGGGGAACAGTTTCATTTCGAGTTCGCCAGGTGTTGTGGTTGAGATTGAGTGATCACGCCGTCTTCCATTTCGTAGGTCGTATCGAAGACATCAAGTGAGCGGTGGTCGTGGGTGACGACAATCACGGCGGAGCCTTGTTCATGGGCCACCTTGGCGAACAGTTCCATGACTTGCCGGCCACGATGTCCATCCAGGGCTGCGGTTGGTTCGTCGGCAAGGATCACGCTTGGGCGGTTCGCCAATGCGCGAGCGACGGCGACACGTTGTTGTTGGCCACCTGATAGCATCGACGGCAAGTTCGCTGCTCGGTCGGCCACGCCCAGATAGTCCATCAGTTCCATGGCACGGCGATGGGATTCGCGTTTGCTCTCGCCGTTGAGCTGCATCGCAATCTGGACGTTCTCAATCGCCGAAAGAAACGGAATCAAATTGGACTTCTGAAAGACATAGCCGATGTGTTGACGACGATAGGCTCGCAGGTTGACTTGGGCGTTCTCGCCATCGAGAACCATTTGCCCGCGAATCGTGATCGTTCCGGATGTCGGTGGATTGATAAGCCCGATGGCTGTCAGGAACGTCGACTTGCCCGAACCACTCGGACCCAGCAAGGCCACCACTTCGCCAGCGTTCACTGTCATGGAAGCTTCGCGCATCGCGATGACTTCGGTGTTCCCGCTTCCGTATCGCTTGGTAAGGTTCGTAGCGACGATGGCGGTGTCATTGTGCTCAACTGAATTCATGTCAGCGCCTCGTTGGGAGAAACATGCAGCGCCTTCCAAATTCCCATCAAGCTGGAACCAATCGAGATCAGCACCACAACAACGGCGAGCTGAATCAAATCACCGTCGGCAAGAATCACGCGACGTGGGAAGTGCGGAAACAACTGACTTCCCATTAGGTACGCGATGACGTAGCCGACGACACCCAGTACCAATGCTTGCTGCAAGATCAGGCCCAGAATGACCGTATTGGACGCTCCGATCAGCTTTAGAAGCGCGA
This is a stretch of genomic DNA from Rubripirellula tenax. It encodes these proteins:
- a CDS encoding ABC transporter ATP-binding protein, with amino-acid sequence MNSVEHNDTAIVATNLTKRYGSGNTEVIAMREASMTVNAGEVVALLGPSGSGKSTFLTAIGLINPPTSGTITIRGQMVLDGENAQVNLRAYRRQHIGYVFQKSNLIPFLSAIENVQIAMQLNGESKRESHRRAMELMDYLGVADRAANLPSMLSGGQQQRVAVARALANRPSVILADEPTAALDGHRGRQVMELFAKVAHEQGSAVIVVTHDHRSLDVFDTTYEMEDGVITQSQPQHLANSK